From Actinomyces sp. oral taxon 171 str. F0337, one genomic window encodes:
- a CDS encoding acylphosphatase, producing MSDAGTSASSLRTVHVLVEGTVQGVGFRYHCAHTAQELGVVGQVRNLPDGDVEVMAQGDPEAVALLISWLERGPRWASVRTITTTDLRAGCLEDRRFEITG from the coding sequence ATGAGCGACGCCGGTACAAGTGCCAGCAGCCTGAGAACCGTGCATGTCCTGGTCGAGGGCACGGTCCAGGGCGTGGGTTTCCGCTACCACTGCGCCCACACCGCCCAGGAGCTGGGTGTGGTGGGGCAGGTCCGCAACCTGCCCGACGGGGACGTCGAGGTCATGGCCCAGGGCGATCCCGAGGCCGTGGCCCTGCTGATATCGTGGCTGGAACGCGGCCCACGGTGGGCCTCGGTGCGCACCATCACCACCACCGACCTGCGCGCCGGCTGCCTGGAGGACCGCCGGTTCGAGATCACCGGATGA
- a CDS encoding exodeoxyribonuclease III yields MRIATVNVNGIRAAARKGMGEWLTASAPDILLLQEVRADEQIAVDLLPGYEAAIWPCRIKGRAGVGVAVRDGGPATLGELRYGVAAPGTEEPDVDSGRWLEADLSLTGFDGVEQLTVISAYLHSGQLGTEKMDQKYAHLELVDARMADLLAAARDGGPQVLMAGDLNVVRSERDIKNWKPNHNKIAGVMDEEIAHLEGWFASGWVDASRHLVGDEEQGPYTWWSQRGKAFDNNAGWRIDYQVLTPALAERARSVTVDRAPDYASRWSDHAPLVVEYL; encoded by the coding sequence ATGCGTATCGCCACCGTCAACGTCAACGGCATCCGAGCCGCCGCCCGCAAGGGCATGGGGGAGTGGCTCACCGCCTCCGCCCCCGACATCCTCCTGCTCCAGGAGGTTCGGGCCGACGAGCAGATCGCCGTCGACCTGCTGCCCGGCTACGAGGCCGCCATCTGGCCCTGCCGCATCAAGGGTCGTGCGGGCGTGGGCGTCGCCGTGCGCGACGGCGGCCCTGCGACCCTCGGCGAGCTGCGCTACGGCGTGGCCGCTCCCGGTACCGAGGAGCCCGACGTCGACTCCGGCCGCTGGCTCGAGGCCGACCTGAGTCTCACTGGCTTCGACGGCGTCGAGCAGCTCACCGTCATCTCCGCCTACCTGCACTCCGGCCAGCTGGGCACCGAGAAGATGGACCAGAAGTACGCCCACCTCGAGCTCGTCGACGCCCGTATGGCCGACCTCCTGGCCGCCGCCCGTGATGGCGGCCCCCAGGTCCTCATGGCCGGGGACCTCAACGTGGTGCGCTCCGAGCGCGACATCAAGAACTGGAAGCCCAACCACAACAAGATCGCCGGCGTCATGGATGAGGAGATCGCCCACCTGGAGGGATGGTTCGCCTCCGGCTGGGTGGACGCCTCGCGCCACCTCGTGGGGGACGAGGAGCAGGGGCCTTACACGTGGTGGTCCCAGCGCGGCAAGGCCTTCGACAACAACGCCGGTTGGCGGATCGACTACCAGGTCCTCACCCCCGCCCTGGCCGAACGGGCCCGCAGCGTGACTGTGGACCGAGCGCCCGACTACGCCTCGCGCTGGTCCGACCACGCCCCGCTCGTCGTCGAGTATCTCTGA
- a CDS encoding ABC transporter permease produces the protein MNGILTGFFGAIVEAWAQLRIGKLRVLLSLVGVAAAVAAMTFVIALGQVSVDAINKVSEKYTGRQGTVTINVSPTGKGLDQALQADDAPEASTGGDSGSSSSDSGSSDAGGAGGSGGSGGAGGAGAPGGGSTTSAATAAKISGAMNSFVERYEVKSWATTYTSNVRFSFPDGARSVPTQTVSLSYGLLHHKTVSQGRWFTAQDEDDLSPSMVVTQGFLEALGIQQFTEPVTVTSFSPVQTSFTIVGVLEAEDLSLIGCSGDPERDAGLPCTQPVTAFALNTPYEHWLPKDASRPAPTLEIWAGQDGAKEIAGLAKKDLDARFGQGSTQTEDNLQGSGMVSSANTFTQVVTAAGVFVMLLGALSLVNISLVTVRQRIHEIGVRRSFGATSRRIFFSIMLESVVATVVAGVIGIGIAIVGMRVMPLSAFLGIPVTTTPPFPMMAAVIGLVAATAVGALAGIIPAIVATRIRPIDAIRY, from the coding sequence ATGAACGGCATTCTCACCGGATTCTTCGGCGCCATCGTCGAGGCCTGGGCCCAGCTGCGCATCGGCAAGCTGAGGGTCCTGCTGTCGCTGGTGGGCGTGGCGGCGGCGGTGGCGGCCATGACCTTCGTCATCGCCCTGGGGCAGGTCTCCGTCGACGCCATCAACAAGGTCAGCGAGAAGTACACCGGTCGCCAGGGCACGGTGACGATCAATGTCAGCCCCACCGGCAAGGGCCTGGACCAGGCCCTCCAGGCCGACGACGCACCGGAGGCGAGCACTGGCGGCGACTCGGGCAGCAGCAGCTCCGACTCGGGCAGCAGCGACGCAGGCGGGGCGGGAGGCTCGGGTGGCTCAGGAGGTGCGGGTGGCGCAGGTGCCCCGGGCGGAGGCTCCACGACCAGCGCCGCGACCGCGGCGAAGATCTCGGGGGCGATGAACAGCTTCGTCGAGCGCTACGAGGTCAAGTCCTGGGCGACGACCTACACCTCCAACGTCCGCTTCTCCTTCCCCGACGGCGCTCGGAGCGTGCCCACCCAGACCGTGAGCCTGAGCTACGGGCTCCTGCACCACAAGACCGTCTCCCAGGGGCGCTGGTTCACCGCGCAGGACGAGGACGACCTCTCCCCGAGCATGGTCGTCACCCAGGGCTTCCTCGAGGCGCTGGGGATCCAGCAGTTCACCGAGCCGGTCACCGTCACCTCCTTCTCCCCCGTGCAGACCTCCTTCACGATCGTCGGCGTGCTGGAGGCGGAGGACCTCTCCCTCATCGGTTGCAGCGGTGACCCCGAGCGGGACGCGGGCCTGCCGTGCACACAGCCCGTGACCGCCTTCGCTCTCAACACGCCCTACGAGCACTGGCTGCCCAAGGACGCTTCCCGCCCTGCCCCCACACTGGAGATCTGGGCCGGTCAGGACGGTGCCAAGGAGATCGCCGGCCTGGCCAAGAAGGACCTCGACGCGCGCTTCGGTCAGGGATCGACCCAGACCGAGGACAACCTCCAGGGCAGCGGCATGGTCTCCAGCGCGAACACCTTCACCCAGGTGGTCACGGCCGCCGGAGTGTTCGTCATGCTGCTGGGGGCCCTGAGCCTGGTCAACATCTCGCTGGTGACCGTGCGCCAACGCATCCACGAGATCGGGGTGCGGCGCTCCTTCGGGGCGACGAGCCGACGCATCTTCTTCTCCATCATGTTGGAGTCGGTGGTGGCCACCGTGGTCGCCGGCGTCATCGGCATCGGGATCGCGATCGTCGGGATGCGCGTCATGCCGCTGAGTGCCTTCCTGGGCATCCCGGTGACCACGACTCCGCCCTTCCCCATGATGGCGGCCGTCATCGGCCTTGTCGCGGCCACCGCCGTGGGCGCGCTGGCGGGCATCATCCCGGCGATCGTGGCAACCCGCATCCGGCCGATCGACGCGATCCGCTACTGA
- a CDS encoding ABC transporter ATP-binding protein, whose product MSGLLELREITRTFTVPDSEPLEILTGVNLSVSPGEHVAIVGRSGTGKSTLLNILGLIDKPTSGHYTLSGTDTSRLGESRRAHLRGQTFGFVFQSFNLIPGLSTTENVAAPLLYDTGRAFWTRSTRAAELLEAVGLGDKVGSPISRLSGGEQQRVAIARALSRRPSVILADEPTGALDVDTGNSVMTLLERQCAENGAALIIITHDLAVAGRAHTQYRLDHGTLTPISVTQRKVGSLEEFGEVVTAPPTSPYPSVSTNHEGAS is encoded by the coding sequence GTGAGCGGGCTGCTGGAGCTGCGGGAGATCACCCGTACCTTCACCGTTCCCGACTCCGAGCCCCTGGAGATCCTCACGGGAGTCAACCTGAGCGTCTCCCCCGGCGAGCACGTGGCCATCGTGGGACGCTCGGGAACGGGCAAGTCCACCCTGCTCAACATCCTGGGCCTCATCGACAAACCGACGTCGGGCCACTACACGCTCTCCGGCACCGACACCTCCCGGCTCGGGGAGAGCCGCCGCGCCCACCTGCGGGGGCAGACCTTCGGTTTCGTCTTCCAGTCCTTCAACCTCATCCCTGGGCTGAGCACCACCGAGAACGTGGCCGCCCCGCTCCTGTACGACACCGGCAGGGCCTTCTGGACCCGCAGCACGCGGGCCGCGGAGCTGCTGGAGGCCGTGGGCCTGGGAGACAAGGTGGGCTCGCCCATCTCACGCCTGTCGGGAGGCGAGCAGCAGCGGGTGGCGATCGCCAGGGCGCTGTCCCGCCGCCCCAGCGTCATCCTGGCCGACGAGCCCACCGGTGCCCTCGACGTCGACACCGGAAACTCGGTCATGACGCTCCTGGAGCGCCAGTGCGCCGAGAACGGTGCCGCCCTCATCATCATCACTCACGACCTGGCCGTGGCCGGCCGCGCCCACACGCAGTACCGGCTCGACCACGGCACCCTCACCCCGATCTCCGTCACGCAACGGAAGGTCGGCAGCCTGGAGGAGTTCGGTGAGGTCGTCACCGCCCCTCCGACATCCCCCTACCCGTCTGTGTCCACCAACCACGAAGGAGCCTCATGA